The Sorangiineae bacterium MSr11367 genome window below encodes:
- a CDS encoding ABC transporter substrate-binding protein, with amino-acid sequence MSARPMSLLVFGIAVALSAGMAGCSKDKTGTGAGGVPLVKEGTLVTCTHIPYPPFQVEKDGKYVGFDVDIIELVAKKLGVKQEFVDTPFENFKTGAFLNSGRCDLVAAGMTITEPRRKNIDFSEPYFDAKQALLIKKGIAVTDLATLKSSGKKVGTQSQTTGEDFTKSKGFDPVSFESSDALLNGLRSGQVETVIEDHPVVQAWMKDPSNSAFEIAAYLDTGEQLGIAVKKGNSKLLAAVNEVLAQAKSDGTYQRLYEQWFGPMPTAKKP; translated from the coding sequence GTGTCTGCTCGTCCGATGTCTCTACTCGTTTTCGGTATCGCGGTGGCTCTTTCCGCGGGGATGGCGGGATGCAGCAAGGACAAGACCGGCACCGGCGCGGGGGGCGTTCCGCTGGTCAAAGAGGGCACGCTCGTCACGTGCACGCACATCCCGTATCCGCCCTTTCAGGTGGAAAAAGACGGCAAGTACGTGGGCTTCGACGTGGACATCATCGAATTGGTCGCGAAGAAGCTGGGTGTGAAGCAGGAGTTCGTCGATACCCCGTTCGAGAACTTCAAAACGGGCGCCTTCCTCAACTCCGGCCGATGCGATCTCGTGGCGGCCGGTATGACCATCACCGAGCCTCGCCGCAAGAACATCGACTTTTCCGAGCCCTATTTCGATGCCAAGCAGGCGCTTCTGATCAAAAAGGGCATCGCCGTGACCGATCTCGCCACCCTGAAATCGTCGGGCAAAAAGGTGGGCACCCAGTCACAGACCACCGGCGAGGACTTCACCAAATCCAAGGGCTTCGACCCGGTTTCCTTCGAGAGCTCGGACGCGCTGCTCAATGGCCTGCGCTCGGGTCAGGTGGAGACGGTCATCGAGGACCATCCCGTCGTTCAGGCCTGGATGAAGGATCCGAGCAATTCCGCCTTCGAGATTGCAGCGTACCTCGATACGGGCGAGCAACTCGGCATCGCGGTCAAAAAGGGCAATAGCAAGCTGCTCGCGGCCGTCAACGAGGTGCTCGCGCAGGCCAAGTCCGACGGCACGTACCAGCGCCTCTACGAGCAGTGGTTCGGCCCCATGCCCACCGCCAAGAAGCCGTGA
- a CDS encoding extracellular solute-binding protein, whose protein sequence is MRKTMQTTRWRSATMLALATLAMIGCRGSGDAGGDKGDKNGEKKAEGPQNTTITWWDTSDSTNEAPKFKDLIQKFQAKYPNIKVEYQNIPFEQARDKFKTAAQANTAPDVMRAEVGWTAEFASLRFLAPLEGTPAAADAADYLPAPLASNKFGGKLFGVPQVTDVLALLYNKGLLEKAGVKEPPTTMAELKTAALAVKAKAGADGLYLNPGGYFLLPFIYGAGGDLVNADEKKITVNTPEAVKGLEVALDLIKSGAAAKPDLNSGYNQMQAGFKDGKVAMVINGPWSVADDFSGKAFADKGNLGIAPVPAGSTGKAGSPMGGHNYVVYAGSKNLTASYQFIQFMNSAENQAYLAKELGLLPTRSSAYSLPDTAANAVVPKFRAVIDKAVVRPTIPQAGQLLIPLDQQYPRAVSGDKTPQAALDTVANDYKQILKDWK, encoded by the coding sequence ATGCGAAAGACCATGCAAACCACGCGATGGCGGTCGGCGACCATGCTGGCGTTGGCAACGTTGGCGATGATCGGCTGTCGCGGCTCGGGCGATGCGGGCGGTGACAAGGGGGACAAAAACGGCGAGAAAAAGGCCGAAGGACCGCAAAACACCACGATTACGTGGTGGGACACCTCCGATTCCACGAACGAGGCGCCGAAGTTCAAGGACCTCATTCAGAAGTTTCAAGCGAAGTATCCGAACATCAAGGTCGAATATCAGAACATCCCGTTCGAGCAGGCGCGCGACAAGTTCAAGACCGCCGCGCAGGCCAATACAGCGCCCGACGTGATGCGCGCCGAGGTGGGGTGGACCGCGGAGTTCGCGTCACTTCGCTTCCTCGCGCCGCTCGAGGGGACGCCTGCCGCGGCCGACGCAGCCGACTACCTCCCTGCCCCCCTCGCGAGCAACAAGTTCGGCGGCAAGTTGTTCGGCGTGCCCCAAGTCACCGACGTGCTGGCGCTGCTTTACAACAAGGGGCTGCTCGAGAAAGCCGGCGTGAAGGAGCCGCCGACCACGATGGCCGAGCTGAAGACCGCCGCGCTGGCGGTGAAGGCGAAAGCGGGCGCCGATGGTTTGTACCTCAATCCGGGTGGCTACTTCCTTTTGCCGTTCATCTACGGCGCCGGCGGCGATTTGGTGAACGCCGACGAAAAGAAGATCACCGTCAATACGCCGGAGGCCGTGAAGGGCCTGGAGGTCGCGCTCGATCTCATCAAGAGCGGCGCGGCGGCCAAGCCGGATCTCAACTCCGGGTACAATCAGATGCAGGCGGGCTTCAAGGACGGAAAGGTCGCCATGGTCATCAATGGCCCATGGTCCGTGGCCGATGACTTCAGCGGCAAGGCCTTCGCCGACAAAGGCAACTTGGGCATCGCTCCGGTGCCGGCAGGAAGCACGGGCAAAGCCGGTTCGCCGATGGGCGGGCACAATTACGTGGTGTACGCCGGGTCCAAGAACCTGACGGCGTCGTACCAATTCATTCAATTCATGAATAGCGCCGAGAACCAGGCCTACCTGGCCAAAGAGCTCGGGCTGCTGCCGACACGCTCGTCGGCGTACTCGTTGCCCGACACGGCGGCGAACGCGGTGGTGCCGAAGTTCCGCGCGGTCATCGACAAGGCGGTGGTGCGCCCCACGATTCCGCAGGCCGGGCAGCTTTTGATTCCGCTCGACCAGCAGTATCCGCGCGCCGTCAGCGGCGACAAGACGCCGCAGGCCGCCCTGGATACGGTGGCCAACGACTACAAGCAGATCCTCAAGGATTGGAAGTAA